Proteins encoded within one genomic window of Brachybacterium muris:
- the aceE gene encoding pyruvate dehydrogenase (acetyl-transferring), homodimeric type, whose product MSSHITPRPIGINLPSHAQDPDPEETREWLDSFDGLVEHRGEDRASEVIQNVIQHARRSDLHLPDSLTTDYVNTIPADEQPEYPGDPELEKEIRNAIRWNAAMLVHRAQRPGVSVGGHLSSYASIANMYEVGFNHFFRGRDHEGGGDHVFFQGHASPGIYARAFMLGRLTQEQLDGFRQEVSSEHGMPSYPHPRAMKDFWEFPTVSMGIGPVAAIEQASFDRYLQNRGLKDTSQQHTWAFLGDGEMDEVESRGALHIAAKEHLDNLTFVVNCNLQRLDGPVRGNGKIIQELESQFRGAGWNVIKVIWGSGWDPLLDASEDGALIDLMNATPDGDFQTYRAESGGFIRDNFFGRDPRTKALVEDMSDDDIWWKLTRGGHDTKKIHAAFKAATEHKGQPTVILVHTIKGYRLGKNFAGRNATHQMKKFTLDDLKALRDTLHIPVTDEQLEAGSVYDAPLYVPDPDSPAMQYFKSRRSELGGPVPTRNTNHKALDLPGEKAYEVVKRGSGKQEIATTMALVRLLKDLMRDKETGKRWVPIIPDEARTFGMDSLFPTAKIYNPDGQNYLSVDRDLLLAYKESTSGQIKHMGINEISSTAAFTAAGTSYSTHDFPMIPFYIFYSMFGFQRTGDFFWAAGDQMAKGFVIGATAGKTTLAGEGLQHMDGHSPILAYTNPGTVIYDPAYGYEIGHIIRDGLQRMYGEDDRLQEVFYYITVYNEPIVHPKEPEGLDVEGLLKGMYVLEEAPQGEGPEVQLMASGVGVPWARHARELLSEDWGVRANVWSVTSWTEMRKDALEAEKHNLMHPEEPRTPWISQRLEGVDGPFVATSDYDFLVPDMIREWVPGQYGVLGADGWGFSDTRPAARRHLKIDAHSMVVKALQLLAREGKVDASVVRQAIDKYDLGNVNAGQSGSFGGES is encoded by the coding sequence GTGAGCTCGCACATCACCCCCCGCCCGATCGGCATCAACCTGCCCAGCCACGCGCAGGACCCTGACCCGGAGGAGACGCGGGAGTGGCTCGACTCCTTCGACGGCCTGGTCGAGCACCGCGGTGAGGACCGCGCCTCGGAGGTCATCCAGAACGTGATCCAGCACGCACGTCGTTCCGACCTGCACCTGCCGGACTCCCTGACCACCGACTACGTCAACACGATCCCGGCCGATGAGCAGCCGGAGTACCCCGGCGACCCGGAGCTCGAGAAGGAGATCCGCAACGCCATCCGCTGGAACGCCGCGATGCTGGTGCACCGCGCGCAGCGCCCCGGTGTGTCCGTGGGCGGTCACCTCTCCAGCTACGCCTCGATCGCCAACATGTACGAGGTGGGCTTCAACCATTTCTTCCGCGGCCGTGACCATGAGGGCGGCGGCGACCACGTCTTCTTCCAGGGCCACGCCTCCCCCGGCATCTACGCCCGCGCCTTCATGCTGGGCCGCCTCACCCAGGAACAGCTGGACGGCTTCCGCCAGGAGGTCTCCAGCGAGCACGGCATGCCCTCCTACCCGCACCCGCGGGCCATGAAGGACTTCTGGGAGTTCCCCACCGTCTCCATGGGCATCGGCCCGGTGGCCGCCATCGAGCAGGCCTCCTTCGACCGCTACCTGCAGAACCGCGGCCTGAAGGACACCAGCCAGCAGCACACCTGGGCGTTCCTGGGCGACGGCGAGATGGACGAGGTCGAGTCCCGCGGCGCCCTGCACATCGCCGCCAAGGAGCACCTGGACAACCTGACCTTCGTGGTGAACTGCAACCTGCAGCGCCTGGACGGCCCGGTGCGCGGCAACGGCAAGATCATCCAGGAGCTGGAGAGCCAGTTCCGCGGTGCCGGCTGGAACGTCATCAAGGTGATCTGGGGCTCCGGCTGGGACCCGCTGCTGGACGCCTCCGAGGACGGCGCCCTGATCGACCTGATGAACGCCACCCCCGACGGTGACTTCCAGACCTACCGCGCCGAGTCCGGCGGCTTCATCCGCGACAACTTCTTCGGCCGCGACCCGCGCACCAAGGCGCTGGTCGAGGACATGTCCGACGACGACATCTGGTGGAAGCTGACCCGCGGCGGCCACGACACCAAGAAGATCCACGCCGCCTTCAAGGCCGCCACGGAGCACAAGGGCCAGCCCACCGTGATCCTGGTGCACACCATCAAGGGTTACCGCCTGGGCAAGAACTTCGCGGGCCGCAACGCGACCCACCAGATGAAGAAGTTCACCCTGGACGACCTGAAGGCCCTGCGCGACACCCTGCACATCCCGGTCACCGACGAGCAGCTCGAGGCCGGCAGCGTGTACGACGCCCCGCTGTACGTCCCGGATCCGGACTCGCCGGCGATGCAGTACTTCAAGTCCCGCCGCAGTGAGCTGGGTGGCCCGGTCCCCACCCGCAACACGAACCACAAGGCCCTGGACCTGCCGGGCGAGAAGGCCTACGAGGTCGTCAAGCGCGGCTCCGGCAAGCAGGAGATCGCCACCACCATGGCGCTGGTGCGGCTGCTGAAGGACCTCATGCGGGACAAGGAGACCGGCAAGCGCTGGGTGCCGATCATCCCGGACGAGGCCCGCACCTTCGGCATGGACTCGCTGTTCCCCACCGCGAAGATCTACAACCCGGACGGGCAGAACTACCTGTCGGTGGACCGCGACCTGCTGCTGGCCTACAAGGAGTCCACCTCCGGCCAGATCAAGCACATGGGCATCAACGAGATCAGCTCCACCGCGGCATTCACCGCGGCGGGCACCTCGTACTCCACCCATGACTTCCCGATGATCCCGTTCTACATCTTCTACTCGATGTTCGGGTTCCAGCGCACCGGCGACTTCTTCTGGGCCGCCGGTGACCAGATGGCCAAGGGCTTCGTGATCGGCGCGACCGCCGGCAAGACGACCCTGGCCGGTGAGGGCCTGCAGCACATGGACGGCCACTCGCCGATCCTGGCCTACACCAACCCCGGCACCGTGATCTACGACCCGGCCTACGGCTACGAGATCGGGCACATCATCCGCGACGGCCTGCAGCGCATGTACGGCGAGGACGACCGCCTGCAGGAGGTCTTCTACTACATCACCGTCTACAACGAGCCGATCGTGCACCCCAAGGAGCCGGAGGGCCTGGACGTCGAGGGTCTGCTCAAGGGCATGTACGTGCTCGAGGAGGCACCGCAGGGCGAGGGCCCCGAGGTGCAGCTGATGGCCTCGGGCGTGGGTGTGCCGTGGGCCCGCCACGCGCGTGAGCTGCTGTCCGAGGACTGGGGCGTGCGCGCGAACGTGTGGTCGGTGACCTCCTGGACGGAGATGCGCAAGGATGCCCTGGAGGCCGAGAAGCACAACCTGATGCACCCCGAGGAGCCGCGCACCCCGTGGATCTCACAGCGCCTGGAGGGCGTGGACGGCCCGTTCGTCGCCACCAGCGACTACGACTTCCTGGTGCCCGACATGATCCGCGAGTGGGTCCCCGGGCAGTACGGCGTGCTCGGCGCGGACGGCTGGGGCTTCTCCGACACCCGCCCGGCTGCCCGCCGCCACCTGAAGATCGACGCCCACTCGATGGTCGTCAAGGCACTGCAGCTGCTGGCTCGTGAGGGCAAGGTGGACGCATCGGTGGTGCGCCAGGCGATCGACAAGTACGACCTGGGCAACGTCAACGCGGGCCAGTCCGGCTCCTTCGGCGGCGAGTCCTGA
- a CDS encoding acyltransferase domain-containing protein, with protein MLAIVCPGQGAQKPGFLAPWLEINGVRESLAAMSDAAGVDLIRHGTESDAETIRDTAVAQPLLVAAGITAADCLVGGDGFAAGTQADLLAGHSVGEVTAAALSGVLSTEDAMRLVAVRSRAMATAAAAEPTSMAAVVGGNREEVLAAIEQHGLAPANINSAAQVVAAGGAEQIKALIAEPPAKARVILLQVAGAFHTRYMAPARGELADFAAQVSANDPLGQCPLVSNAGGEIVTDGRRYLDLIVDQVASPVDWEACMRVFAERGVTGILEVAPAGTLTGLAKRDLKGVALQNLNTPEDLDAATDFLNEHGENHFGESSDDVGPDKEN; from the coding sequence GTGCTCGCGATCGTCTGTCCCGGCCAGGGTGCCCAGAAGCCTGGCTTCCTGGCCCCCTGGCTCGAGATCAACGGCGTTCGTGAGAGCCTCGCGGCGATGTCCGATGCCGCGGGGGTGGACCTGATCCGCCACGGCACCGAGTCCGACGCGGAGACCATCCGTGACACCGCCGTGGCCCAGCCGCTGCTGGTGGCCGCCGGCATCACCGCGGCCGACTGCCTGGTGGGTGGGGACGGCTTCGCCGCCGGTACGCAGGCCGACCTGCTGGCCGGGCACAGCGTCGGCGAGGTCACTGCTGCGGCCCTGTCCGGAGTGCTCAGCACCGAGGACGCGATGCGCCTGGTCGCAGTGCGCTCCCGCGCCATGGCCACTGCTGCCGCCGCAGAGCCGACGTCCATGGCGGCCGTCGTCGGCGGCAACCGCGAGGAAGTGCTCGCCGCGATCGAGCAGCACGGGCTCGCACCCGCCAACATCAACTCCGCGGCGCAGGTGGTGGCGGCCGGCGGAGCCGAGCAGATCAAGGCCCTCATCGCCGAGCCCCCGGCCAAGGCACGAGTGATCCTGCTGCAGGTGGCCGGCGCCTTCCACACCCGGTACATGGCACCGGCCCGTGGGGAGCTCGCGGACTTCGCCGCGCAGGTGTCGGCGAACGATCCGCTGGGGCAGTGCCCCCTGGTCTCCAACGCCGGCGGCGAGATCGTCACCGACGGCCGCCGCTACCTCGACCTGATCGTCGACCAGGTCGCCTCCCCTGTGGACTGGGAGGCCTGCATGCGGGTCTTCGCCGAGCGCGGCGTGACCGGCATCCTGGAAGTGGCCCCGGCCGGTACGCTCACCGGGCTCGCCAAGCGCGACCTGAAGGGCGTGGCCCTGCAGAACCTCAACACGCCCGAGGATCTCGACGCCGCCACGGACTTCCTGAACGAGCACGGGGAGAACCACTTCGGGGAATCCTCCGACGACGTCGGTCCCGACAAGGAGAACTGA
- a CDS encoding beta-ketoacyl-ACP synthase III yields the protein MAVTLRPQPTVPGSRVLAYGAARGDVSVPNDDLVGPIDSSDEWIRQRTGIITRTRASKDVGVKDLSLTAAREAIEKSGIDLETLDAVIVSTISFPYPTPSLATLLAGELGRPDVIAYDISAACAGFCYGIGQADSLIRSGAARNVLVIGAEKLSDFVSPTDRSISFLLGDGAGAAVVGPSDEPMIGPTVWGSDGDNWNTIRMTGSLVEFRDGEGPWPTLEQDGRTVFRWAVWHTAKKIREMLELSGLGIEDVDVFVPHQANMRIIDELAKQLGLGEDVVIGRDIAETGNTSAASIPLATHRLIEEGAVSSGDVLVQFGFGAGLAYAGQVLILP from the coding sequence ATGGCCGTGACCCTGCGCCCCCAGCCCACTGTGCCCGGTTCCCGGGTGCTCGCCTACGGTGCCGCCCGCGGTGACGTGAGCGTCCCCAATGACGACCTGGTCGGTCCGATCGACTCCTCCGACGAGTGGATCCGGCAGCGCACCGGGATCATCACCCGCACCCGCGCGAGCAAGGACGTGGGCGTGAAGGACCTCTCGCTCACCGCTGCCCGCGAGGCGATCGAGAAGTCCGGCATCGATCTGGAGACCCTGGACGCCGTCATCGTCTCCACCATCTCCTTCCCGTACCCCACCCCGTCGCTCGCGACCCTGCTGGCCGGTGAGCTGGGCCGGCCCGACGTGATCGCGTACGACATCTCGGCCGCGTGCGCCGGGTTCTGCTACGGCATCGGCCAGGCCGATTCGCTGATCCGCTCCGGGGCGGCCCGCAACGTGTTGGTGATCGGCGCGGAGAAGCTCTCCGACTTCGTCTCCCCCACTGATCGTTCGATCTCGTTCCTGCTGGGCGACGGGGCCGGCGCGGCCGTGGTGGGACCCAGTGACGAGCCGATGATCGGTCCCACCGTCTGGGGCAGCGACGGTGACAACTGGAACACCATCCGCATGACCGGTTCCCTGGTGGAGTTCCGTGACGGCGAGGGCCCGTGGCCCACGCTCGAGCAGGACGGCCGCACCGTGTTCCGCTGGGCCGTGTGGCACACCGCCAAGAAGATCCGCGAGATGCTCGAGCTCTCAGGCCTGGGCATCGAGGACGTCGACGTCTTCGTTCCGCACCAGGCCAACATGCGCATCATCGACGAACTCGCCAAGCAGCTGGGGCTGGGCGAGGACGTGGTGATCGGTCGCGACATCGCCGAGACCGGCAACACCTCGGCCGCATCCATCCCGCTGGCAACGCACCGCCTCATCGAGGAGGGCGCTGTCTCCAGCGGGGACGTACTGGTGCAGTTCGGCTTCGGAGCCGGGCTCGCCTATGCGGGGCAGGTCCTGATCCTGCCCTGA
- a CDS encoding acyl carrier protein: protein MAHTENEILEGLAEIVNEETGVATEDVKLDKSFTDDLDIDSISMMTIVVNAEEKFDVRIPDEEVKNLVTVGDAVKYIAGAQA from the coding sequence ATGGCACACACCGAGAACGAGATCCTCGAGGGCCTCGCCGAGATCGTCAACGAGGAGACCGGTGTCGCCACCGAGGACGTCAAGCTGGACAAGTCTTTCACCGACGACCTCGACATCGACTCCATCTCCATGATGACCATCGTGGTCAACGCCGAGGAGAAGTTCGACGTGCGCATCCCCGATGAGGAGGTCAAGAACCTCGTGACCGTCGGCGACGCCGTCAAGTACATCGCGGGCGCTCAGGCCTGA
- a CDS encoding beta-ketoacyl-[acyl-carrier-protein] synthase family protein, with translation MSAPRTRAAVTGLGTVNPLGGDTASTWEAALAGTSTARTLENDWVERYGLSVDFACRVPIDPYDHLPRPEAKKLDPSGQYSMIAAREAWADAGSPEVDPTRLGVVVGTGIGGVWTILDQWDIVQEKGARRVNPFTIPMLMANSSAAHIELELGAQAGAHTPVSACASGAEAVAVGLDMIRAGRADVVVVGGTEACVHPLPMAAFANLRALSTRTDAPEHASRPYDRDRDGFVLGEGAAIMVLETEEHARARGARVYAYVSGRGMASDAHHISAPSQDGQARAIREAVADAGVDAKDVVHVNAHGTSTPLGDIGELKAVASALDGVTDQLVVTSTKSMTGHLLGGAGALESVFAVLAAHHRVAPPTINIENLDPEVPVRIAQNEAVGLPEGDIAVLNNAFGFGGHDVAVVVTSA, from the coding sequence ATGTCTGCTCCCCGCACCCGCGCCGCCGTGACCGGTCTCGGCACGGTCAACCCGCTGGGCGGTGACACCGCCTCCACCTGGGAGGCCGCACTGGCCGGCACCTCCACCGCACGCACCCTCGAGAACGACTGGGTCGAGCGCTACGGGCTGAGCGTCGACTTCGCCTGCCGGGTGCCGATCGATCCCTACGATCATCTGCCGCGCCCTGAGGCCAAGAAGCTGGACCCCTCGGGCCAGTACTCGATGATCGCCGCCCGTGAGGCCTGGGCCGATGCCGGCTCCCCCGAGGTCGATCCGACCCGTCTGGGCGTCGTGGTCGGTACCGGGATCGGCGGTGTGTGGACGATCCTGGACCAGTGGGACATCGTGCAGGAGAAGGGCGCCCGCCGGGTGAACCCCTTCACGATCCCGATGCTGATGGCCAACTCCTCGGCCGCCCACATCGAGCTGGAGCTGGGTGCCCAGGCCGGTGCCCACACGCCCGTCTCCGCGTGCGCCTCCGGTGCCGAGGCGGTCGCGGTGGGCCTGGACATGATCCGCGCTGGACGCGCCGACGTGGTCGTGGTGGGAGGCACCGAGGCCTGCGTGCATCCGCTGCCCATGGCAGCCTTCGCGAACCTGCGTGCTCTCTCCACCCGTACCGACGCCCCTGAGCACGCCTCGCGGCCGTACGACCGTGACCGTGACGGGTTCGTGCTCGGCGAGGGGGCCGCGATCATGGTGCTGGAGACCGAGGAGCACGCACGTGCCCGCGGCGCCCGCGTGTACGCGTACGTGTCCGGCCGTGGCATGGCATCGGACGCCCACCACATCTCCGCCCCCTCCCAGGACGGTCAGGCCCGCGCGATCCGTGAGGCCGTAGCCGATGCCGGAGTGGACGCGAAGGACGTAGTGCACGTCAATGCCCACGGCACCTCCACCCCGCTGGGCGACATCGGTGAGCTGAAGGCCGTCGCTTCCGCTCTGGACGGGGTGACCGATCAGCTGGTGGTGACCTCCACCAAGTCGATGACCGGGCACCTGCTGGGTGGTGCGGGTGCGCTGGAGTCGGTGTTCGCGGTGCTCGCGGCACACCATCGGGTGGCCCCGCCCACCATCAACATCGAGAACCTCGACCCCGAGGTCCCCGTGCGCATCGCGCAGAACGAAGCGGTGGGCCTTCCCGAGGGCGACATCGCGGTGCTGAACAATGCCTTCGGCTTCGGTGGTCATGACGTGGCCGTGGTGGTCACCAGCGCCTGA
- a CDS encoding DUF3145 domain-containing protein, giving the protein MTQGVVYIHSAPRALAPHVEWAVSGVLGVPMRVRWEDQPARRGLLRAEFTWRGREETGAALVSALRGLHELRFEVTQEPTSTTDGSRWSHTPELGIHHAVTDRAGNIVVTEDHVRGCMERAGGDALALQRELGVALGEPWDEDLEIYRHAGEGVPMRWLHRVS; this is encoded by the coding sequence ATGACCCAGGGTGTCGTGTACATCCACTCCGCTCCGCGCGCCCTCGCACCGCATGTCGAATGGGCCGTGAGCGGAGTGCTCGGCGTGCCCATGCGCGTGCGCTGGGAGGACCAGCCCGCACGGCGCGGTCTGCTGCGGGCCGAGTTCACCTGGCGTGGACGCGAAGAGACCGGCGCGGCGCTGGTGAGCGCCCTGCGCGGCCTTCATGAGCTGCGTTTCGAGGTGACCCAGGAACCCACCAGCACCACCGACGGGTCCCGCTGGAGCCACACCCCCGAGCTCGGCATCCACCACGCCGTCACCGACCGGGCAGGGAACATCGTGGTCACCGAGGACCACGTGCGCGGCTGCATGGAGCGCGCCGGCGGCGACGCCCTTGCCCTGCAGCGGGAGCTGGGCGTGGCTCTCGGCGAGCCGTGGGACGAGGACCTGGAGATCTACCGGCACGCCGGGGAGGGCGTCCCGATGCGGTGGCTGCACCGCGTCAGCTGA
- the def gene encoding peptide deformylase — translation MSIRPIRIVGDPVLRTPCDPIGEITDGVRGLVQDLIDTVDDEGRAGVAANQIGVSLRAFSWNLEDHGIGCILNPVIVELSEETQDGDEGCLSVPELWFPRTRSAYARCVGTDVDGKEIELAGDGITARLIQHEVGHLDGALYIDGLERSVKKQALRQIRERL, via the coding sequence ATGAGCATCCGCCCCATCCGCATCGTCGGAGACCCCGTTCTGCGCACCCCCTGCGATCCGATCGGTGAGATCACCGACGGTGTGCGCGGGCTGGTCCAGGACCTCATCGACACGGTGGACGACGAGGGGCGCGCCGGTGTCGCCGCCAATCAGATCGGCGTGAGCCTGCGCGCGTTCTCCTGGAACCTAGAGGACCACGGGATCGGCTGCATCCTGAACCCCGTCATCGTCGAGCTCTCGGAGGAGACCCAGGACGGCGACGAAGGCTGCCTGTCGGTGCCCGAGCTGTGGTTCCCGCGCACCCGGTCCGCCTACGCCCGCTGCGTGGGCACAGACGTGGACGGCAAAGAGATCGAACTGGCGGGTGATGGCATCACCGCACGGCTGATCCAGCACGAGGTGGGGCACCTCGACGGCGCCCTCTACATCGACGGGCTGGAGCGCTCCGTGAAGAAGCAGGCGTTGCGCCAGATCAGGGAAAGGCTCTAA
- a CDS encoding OsmC family protein, whose translation MPTAPDDRFELPEAFGPGSVWADRVAERTLVGRNQRGVEIRIGHGEGEINPGELLKLALIGCAGMSSDIPLGRRLGEDFDMRLWAHGTADQEQDRYLSIAEEVQLDLEGLSQDEVKRVVTVFGRAVAAACTVERTIVPGVEVTHTILGQDQEHAGGEDAR comes from the coding sequence ATGCCCACCGCCCCGGATGACCGCTTCGAGCTGCCGGAGGCGTTCGGTCCCGGCAGCGTATGGGCCGACCGCGTCGCCGAACGCACCCTGGTGGGACGCAACCAGCGCGGCGTCGAGATCCGCATCGGCCACGGTGAGGGTGAGATCAACCCCGGTGAGCTGCTGAAGCTCGCGCTGATCGGCTGCGCGGGCATGAGCTCCGACATCCCCCTGGGCCGCCGCCTGGGGGAGGACTTCGACATGCGGCTGTGGGCCCATGGCACGGCTGATCAGGAGCAGGACCGGTACCTCTCGATCGCCGAGGAGGTCCAGCTGGACCTCGAGGGCCTCAGCCAGGACGAGGTGAAGCGGGTGGTCACCGTCTTCGGTCGGGCCGTCGCCGCGGCCTGCACCGTGGAGCGCACCATCGTCCCCGGCGTCGAGGTCACCCACACGATCCTGGGCCAGGACCAGGAGCACGCGGGCGGGGAGGACGCTCGATGA
- a CDS encoding LacI family DNA-binding transcriptional regulator: protein MTSTTGDQPRGTGRGKRVTIADIARRAGVTSAAVSLAVNGRPGVSDATRERILGIARELQWEPSHAARALAGAPVKTVGMVLARPAEVLGAEAFFGAFVAGLQEVLSAADYSLQMKIVDSTEAEIDTYRRWFGQRRVDGVVLVDLQTDDPRIPALEQLAQPALVVGGPGHHGSLPSVYVDDAEATRLIVEHLASLGHSRIARVAGTAEFLHTMQRNRTFMQLGEELGLVCVQQDAGYGASGAARATAEVLRMPEPPTAIVFDSDEMALAGAYVLRERQVPIPGGVAVVSYEDSPLTRGHHPPITAIRRSAVEYGRAAAQRMLEVIDTAAGRPAAPGAIGTPAQAESRVIEPQLAVRASTDPALLGVAHADLAVGLDAS, encoded by the coding sequence ATGACCAGCACCACCGGAGACCAGCCCCGCGGCACGGGCCGCGGAAAACGGGTCACAATCGCCGACATTGCCCGCCGTGCCGGTGTCACCTCGGCTGCGGTGTCACTCGCGGTCAACGGTCGACCCGGTGTGTCCGATGCGACCAGGGAACGCATCCTCGGTATCGCCCGCGAGCTCCAGTGGGAACCGTCCCACGCCGCTCGGGCCTTGGCCGGCGCCCCCGTGAAGACGGTGGGCATGGTGCTGGCCCGCCCGGCCGAGGTGCTCGGCGCCGAGGCGTTCTTCGGTGCCTTCGTGGCCGGTCTCCAAGAGGTGCTGAGCGCAGCGGACTACTCCCTCCAGATGAAGATCGTGGACTCCACGGAGGCCGAGATCGACACCTACCGACGCTGGTTCGGACAGCGCCGGGTGGACGGTGTCGTCCTGGTGGACCTGCAGACGGACGACCCCCGCATCCCCGCGCTGGAACAGCTGGCACAGCCTGCGCTGGTGGTGGGCGGCCCCGGTCACCACGGTTCCCTGCCGTCGGTCTATGTCGACGACGCGGAGGCCACCCGGTTGATCGTCGAGCACCTGGCCTCCCTCGGGCACAGCAGGATCGCCCGCGTGGCCGGAACCGCCGAGTTCCTGCACACCATGCAGCGCAACCGCACCTTCATGCAGCTGGGCGAGGAACTGGGTCTGGTCTGCGTCCAGCAGGATGCCGGCTACGGGGCATCCGGGGCGGCCAGGGCGACCGCCGAGGTGCTGCGCATGCCCGAACCCCCCACGGCCATCGTGTTCGACAGCGACGAGATGGCGCTGGCCGGCGCCTATGTGCTCAGAGAGCGCCAGGTCCCGATCCCCGGGGGTGTGGCAGTTGTCAGCTACGAGGACTCGCCGCTCACGCGCGGGCACCACCCTCCCATCACCGCGATCCGCCGCTCCGCGGTCGAGTACGGGCGAGCGGCCGCACAGAGGATGCTCGAGGTGATTGATACCGCCGCCGGCCGTCCCGCCGCTCCTGGCGCCATCGGAACTCCTGCTCAGGCGGAGTCCCGGGTGATCGAGCCGCAGCTCGCTGTGCGCGCCTCCACCGACCCGGCGCTGCTGGGGGTGGCCCATGCCGATCTCGCCGTGGGGTTAGATGCGTCATAG
- a CDS encoding glycoside hydrolase 5 family protein: MSSASDTPAGASHRPRFGVNYTPRIGWFHAWHDLDLDAVGEDLRAISDLGLDHVRVFPLWPLLQPNRTLIRPRALADVRSVLDVAASVGLDVVVDVVQGHLSSFDFVPSWLHSWHRRNMFTDPEVVGSIADLVRELGETLADAPNLLGLSVGNEINQFSASNHPDPDALTVPQAEQWTRTMLEAARTAVPSGLHTVSNYDAAWFMDDHAFTPDQSAQLGDATVVHSWIFDGTGQRYGARSYEVEHRAEYYLELARGFSPTPDRPLWLQEVGAPRSILEQDDVPWFVQRTVETAMDCPNLYGITWWCSYDVSPDLADFPPLEHTLGLFDTHGRIKESGAAFGEAVAAARQAPTPADRGTAIDLHVGTEPLLQRSAAAPGGSVFEQWMDASRSGERPTVRVVRDHAAARAGDTRTGGAAATRS, from the coding sequence ATGTCTTCCGCTTCCGACACACCGGCTGGTGCGTCGCACCGCCCCCGCTTCGGCGTGAACTACACGCCGCGCATCGGCTGGTTCCACGCCTGGCACGACCTCGACCTCGACGCTGTCGGGGAGGACCTCCGGGCCATCTCCGACCTGGGCCTGGACCATGTACGGGTCTTCCCGCTGTGGCCGCTGCTGCAGCCCAACCGCACCCTGATCCGCCCCCGCGCACTGGCCGACGTCCGATCCGTGCTGGACGTGGCGGCCTCCGTGGGGCTGGACGTCGTGGTGGACGTGGTGCAGGGCCACCTGTCGAGCTTCGACTTCGTGCCCAGCTGGTTGCACTCCTGGCACCGCCGCAACATGTTCACCGACCCCGAGGTGGTGGGCTCCATCGCCGATCTGGTGCGCGAACTCGGGGAGACCCTGGCCGACGCACCGAACCTGCTGGGTCTCAGCGTGGGCAACGAGATCAACCAGTTCTCCGCCTCCAACCACCCCGATCCGGATGCACTGACGGTCCCGCAGGCCGAGCAGTGGACCCGCACCATGCTGGAGGCGGCACGCACGGCCGTGCCGTCAGGGCTGCACACGGTCTCCAACTACGACGCCGCCTGGTTCATGGACGATCACGCCTTCACGCCCGATCAGTCCGCGCAGCTGGGCGATGCGACCGTGGTGCACAGTTGGATCTTCGACGGCACGGGGCAGCGCTACGGAGCTCGCTCCTACGAGGTGGAGCACCGCGCCGAGTACTACCTGGAGCTGGCTCGCGGCTTCTCCCCCACCCCGGACCGGCCCCTGTGGCTGCAGGAGGTGGGTGCGCCCCGCAGCATCCTCGAGCAGGACGACGTGCCCTGGTTCGTCCAACGCACCGTCGAGACGGCGATGGACTGCCCGAACCTGTACGGCATCACCTGGTGGTGCTCGTACGACGTCTCCCCCGACCTCGCCGACTTCCCGCCCCTGGAGCACACCCTGGGACTGTTCGACACCCACGGGCGGATCAAGGAGTCCGGGGCTGCCTTCGGGGAGGCCGTGGCCGCGGCCCGGCAGGCACCGACACCGGCAGACCGCGGAACCGCCATCGACCTGCACGTGGGCACCGAGCCGCTGCTGCAGCGCAGTGCCGCCGCCCCGGGCGGATCCGTGTTCGAGCAATGGATGGACGCCTCCCGCAGCGGTGAGCGCCCCACCGTCCGGGTGGTGCGTGACCATGCTGCCGCCCGTGCGGGGGACACCCGTACCGGTGGTGCCGCCGCGACCCGGAGCTGA